TCGGCCAGGGCGTTGTCGTAGCTGTCGCCGACGGTGCCGATGGAGGGCATTGCACCGATCTCGGCCAGCCGCTCTCCGTAGCGGATGGACGTGAACTGCGATCCTGCGTCGGAGTGACATCGCAACCCCGCCAACGTCTTTCCGCGTGACCAGCGGGCCATCTCGATCGCGTCGAGCACCATCGTGGTGCGCATGTGCGGCGCGACGCGCCAGCCGACGATCATCCGGCTGAACGCGTCGGTGATGAAGCAGACGTAGGCCACCCCGGCCCAGGTCGGCACGAATGTCAGATCGGTCACCCACAGCTGGTTGGGTGCGCTCGCGGTGAAGTCCCGGCCCACCAGATCGGGATGCCGCCCCGCGGCGGGGTCGGGTTTGGTGGTGCGGACCCGCTTGCCGCGGCGCGCTCCGGCGATACCGGCAACGCGCATGTGTCGGGCGACCTGATCGCGCCCGACGTCGTGGCCAGCACGGCGGGCTGCTTTCCACAGCTTGCGGGCACCGTAGACGCGGTAATTGTCTTCCCAGAGTTGCCTGAGTGCCGGACCGATGACCGCGTCGCGGCACGCGCGCGCCGAGGGCGGACGCGCCTTGTTCGCGTAGTAGCTGCTCGGGGCCACCTGCACCCCTGCTGATCGCAGGACGGTGCAGATGGGCTCGACCCCGAACTCGTCGCGGTTGGCGTCGATGAAGCCGACTACTTCTTGTGTTGGCGGTCGAGCTCCGCCCCGAAGAAACTGGCCGCT
This sequence is a window from Mycobacterium sp. 050128. Protein-coding genes within it:
- a CDS encoding IS3 family transposase (programmed frameshift), giving the protein MPKEQSSGKPTSRRYSPEEKAAAVRMVRTLRAELGTEHGTVYRVARQLGYGVESVRSWVRQADIDDGYAPGVSTAESQRIKDLEQENRELKRANEILKRAAKFLRGGARPPTQEVVGFIDANRDEFGVEPICTVLRSAGVQVAPSSYYANKARPPSARACRDAVIGPALRQLWEDNYRVYGARKLWKAARRAGHDVGRDQVARHMRVAGIAGARRGKRVRTTKPDPAAGRHPDLVGRDFTASAPNQLWVTDLTFVPTWAGVAYVCFITDAFSRMIVGWRVAPHMRTTMVLDAIEMARWSRGKTLAGLRCHSDAGSQFTSIRYGERLAEIGAMPSIGTVGDSYDNALAETVNGYYKSELIYGPARTGPWKTVEDVELTTLSWV